The Mobula birostris isolate sMobBir1 chromosome 1, sMobBir1.hap1, whole genome shotgun sequence sequence ggttgccacaagaggacacaggtttaaggtgctggggagtaggtacagagaagatgtcaggggtaagttttttactcagagagtggtgagtgtgtggaatgggctgccggcaacggtggtggaggcggatatgatagggtcttttaagagacttttagataagtacgtggagcttagtaaaataaaggactataggtaagcctagtcatttctaaggtagggacatgttcggcacaattctgtgggccaaagggcctgtattgtgctgtaggttttccatgtctatgtttctatgtttctttgataAACTTATGTTAAATTATGATTAAATGCTACATTTTTATTACTAAGGAAGTGCATGAGAGTGATTACAATTCAAAATGGCAATTTTTAACCTTCTGGAACTTACAGTGCAAGGTGAAAACAAAAAATTCTTTGAAACTGCACAAATGTAAAACTGTAATGTATGTAACTCTCAGGCTCGCCCAGCTCGTATTCTTCGAGGGGAAACGGCCTTTGGCCCCACCAAACGGGGAAAgcacatttgtgtggatgctgtgtaatgtacctcccagttacaaacccacaatgcaaaatatcagacagtacaccatatacaattaaatgagtgaactttatgaatcttaacctgaatatagggttagtaatgaaaataaaaaaaagagcCCAATTCAAGGAAAAGTCAGAAGTGCACATTGGAGTtcactcagtagtcattcttccaTCATCAATCTCCTCTGAGCATGGTTGACCTTCGgcccctcagatcccagtccagtccgtccagtggtctaccagctctctccacacgtgtcttccctcttcatctctccttgaCCAAGGACCGCGAAAACAACATCTTTCCAGATTCACAACACAGAGCAACAATCTCTGACTGGCTAACAGGCATACcatagtcctgttatctccagccataacccaaacattgctgctgcagagaaaccattacctcagcagtgaacattacagagaagtcattacattagcagtgaatccttacagcgcgttacatgTATATTGCAAGAACACCAGGTACAACTATTCTGCTTTTATCACTAAGTATAAAATTATTGGTTCCTCAAATGTGAAATTAAAGGCAGCATTAACAGTATATGTTTTAGTGAAACATAGATTAGAAACTGTTAACTTGCTTTGAGGTTTTGGTGTTATGCAATAGAGAAAATGATTGAGGTGTGTGTTCTACTTGAAAGAAGAATCAAATAGTAATGTAATGAGTAAAAAGATCAGGCTTGCTAAAATGACAAAGCATATGCCTCAAGATAGTGTCCTCAGAATGAAGTATTCAAGTCCCTTTTGTAACAACCCCATGCTAAGTGTTTTCTTtgaataacaaggtggcctacatgaaagaagtcatctctctgacacagtggtgtcaagaaaacaacctctccctcattgtcgCAAAAAAACAGGAGCCGGTTGTGGATtacgggaggaatggagacgggctaacccctattgacataaatggacctggggttgagagggtgaacagcttcaagttcctcggcattcaCATCACTGAGGGCCTCATGTGGTCTGTGCACGccagttgtgtggtgaaaaaggcacaacagcgcctctttcacctcagatggttgaggaagtttggtatgggcccccagatcctaagaactttctacaggggcacaattgagagcatcctgactggctgcgtcactgcctggtatgggaactgtatctccctaagttgtaggactctgcagagggtggtgcggacagcccagcgcacctgtagttgtgaacttcccatgcttcaggacatttacaaggacaggtgtgtaaaaagggcccgtaggatcattgggggctCGAGTCATTCCAACCACAatatattccagctgctaccatccaggaagtggtaccgcagcataaaagccaggaccaatcggctccggaacagcttcttccaccagaccatcagactaaTTAACTCACTCTGATTTTAGtgtatattacattgactgttctatttattataaataattatgaattactatgattgcacattacacatatATATGGAGACATGAAGATATTTACTCCTcaggtatgtgaaggatgtaagaaataaagtcaattcaacatTCATCTTCCCAAGCTTAACTGGCCAAGGAGTATCTGATTGGCTAAGTGAGGAACACCATGTGAAGATTTTCTTAGGAATCCTTATAGGATGATTTAATGAGGCGAACAAAATCTGCAAAAATTTAACTGGGGTTAAAAAGGAGGTAAACTTAGTGGCAGATGAATGCAAATATAACATTTATGAAAAATGAAGAAACCTATTATAATGCATTAATTTGATATGATCTGGAAGATACAGATGGAACAGTAATGGTAGTGTATCCAATAATAAACTTTCAAAAGGGAGTTAGCGAAGAAATGTGctggaaatagaacatagaacaatacagcagagGACTAGGTCCTTCGATCCACAAGCTGTACTGAACCAATTAGTggtcaaatggccaactaaactaattccttaTGAGAAcgcaatatccatatccttccattttgctcacattcatgtgcctatctaagcatctcttaaaagtctgtaatgtatttgcttctaccaccaccccaggcagcacatttcaggcaccctccactctctctctgtTAAAAAAAAGTCCCTTATATCTCCTTCAATATTACCCACCCCCCACCTTACCTTTGTAAGCagcaacccagtactgaaagtaaattaataccctctgcccaggatggaGGATGGCTTTGTAAACCTGTCTGGAAGGCAACACCAGTAAAGTGGACTTAGctaaggcctacctacagatggagattgagaggagtccaaagtgtttctcaccataaacacttacaaagggctttatcactataatcaGCTTACTTCTGGAGTAGCAActgtacctgcactctggcagaaacctATGGATCAGGTGCTGCAAGGCAGTCTACTCAAGCGTTACCTTGGTGACATCATcgttactggtgaggatgacaaggaacacttccgaaatctcaagacagtgctGAAAAGATTAGAAATATATGGGCTCGGAACATGACTCAAcaattgtgaattctttaaaccaaacatcCCTTGCTATGGACACACCATTgttgcacaaggattacacaagtgtgctgaggaaATTCAGGCAGTGTTGGATACCCAGAGTGAAAGGGCGTGTCACAGATAttgtcctttttaggatttgtcaattactataacaggttccagCTAAACccggctactgtgctccaccccttgaactcattactacagattggaaAGAAGTGACAACGGACAATGCAGTATGAGGTAGCTTTCCAAGGACAAAGGCACTGTACTAaattatgatccacatcacccAGTCATGTCATATGTGTGATGGAattagcctttgcatcacattcccttactgctgcagagaagaATTACGCACAGACTAACAGAGTGGCTTTAAATCTGAGTTGGGGTGTAAAACGTTTCAACCAGTTCTTGAATgggagtttaccctcattactgatcatgaAGCACAGTGTCCGTTATCAATCCACGGAAAGTTGTTCCACTAACACCAGCAGCATCAATGCAGGGATGGGATCTGTGTCTTGGAGGACACGGTTACAAGACTGAATTCAAGAGAACAACTAATTATGGAAATtttgatggattgtcccatttacccttgcaAAAGGAAATACTTGAAAAACTTACAGCACAGGACCCTTCTTTTGATGTATTCTccaaatgcaaattgaaagtctccctttACAGAAGAGATGATCCACAGGGAAACCAAAATGGCTGTAATGtgtagcagaaattccagttcacCTATCTCTACCAGTACGGGGATGAACTTACCCTTAATGGGGGTTGCCTTATGCgtggattgagagttgttgtaccatccaagctaagatctgaaatgttggaggaactacaTGCTGGTCGTATAGGCATGGTcagaatgaaagcattggcttgaagGATAGTCTGGTGGCCTAGAATTGATCAGCAGATCAAGTACCTTAcgatgcactgtttgggatgccaacacgtCCTGAAAATGCCAAGAGCAATGCCCCTCTGTTCCTGGGAGTGggctgcattgccctggcagagagTTCAGTTGGATTTTGCCAGGCAAATTTTTTTTTGTAGTAGTGGATGAAACTACAACATGGCCAGAAGTATTCCCAATAGCTTCCACAAAAGcctcgcacactgttgatgtgttgagaaacctctttggcaggactggagttcCAGAACACGTAGTCAGTGACAACGGTCcacagtcattcctgaaaatgaatggaatgggCCACCCAGCTGCAAATGGCTTGGTGTAaatgtttgtccagagtctaaagaatgcactgcaagcaatgtcagcagaacacactgcac is a genomic window containing:
- the ttpa gene encoding alpha-tocopherol transfer protein isoform X3; this translates as MLYNLFQWRKLLSNYHKWRAECPEISADLRPSSIIGLLKAGYHAVLRSRDSSGSRVLIYKIGHWDPKLFSVYEVFRVSLITSELIVKEVKTQQNGVKVIFDLYGWRFAHVLQINPIVAKRIAAVIVVAYMKEVISLTQWCQENNLSLIVAKKQEPVVDYGRNGDGLTPIDINGPGVERVNSFKFLGIHITEGLMWSVHASCVVKKAQQRLFHLRWLRKFGMGPQILRTFYRGTIESILTGCVTAWYGNCISLSCRTLQRVVRTAQRTCSCELPMLQDIYKDRCVKRARRIIGGSSHSNHNIFQLLPSRKWYRSIKARTNRLRNSFFHQTIRLINSL
- the ttpa gene encoding alpha-tocopherol transfer protein isoform X2; amino-acid sequence: MSNFIRIFHPELCLHFLLSNYHKWRAECPEISADLRPSSIIGLLKAGYHAVLRSRDSSGSRVLIYKIGHWDPKLFSVYEVFRVSLITSELIVKEVKTQQNGVKVIFDLYGWRFAHVLQINPIVAKRIAAVIVVAYMKEVISLTQWCQENNLSLIVAKKQEPVVDYGRNGDGLTPIDINGPGVERVNSFKFLGIHITEGLMWSVHASCVVKKAQQRLFHLRWLRKFGMGPQILRTFYRGTIESILTGCVTAWYGNCISLSCRTLQRVVRTAQRTCSCELPMLQDIYKDRCVKRARRIIGGSSHSNHNIFQLLPSRKWYRSIKARTNRLRNSFFHQTIRLINSL
- the ttpa gene encoding alpha-tocopherol transfer protein isoform X1, translating into MSAKCLAEEEIPGHGGSEFHPDSVLRSVSQLRLRARNQRAIWPLGLEDEFLLKFLRARDFDIDLALELLSNYHKWRAECPEISADLRPSSIIGLLKAGYHAVLRSRDSSGSRVLIYKIGHWDPKLFSVYEVFRVSLITSELIVKEVKTQQNGVKVIFDLYGWRFAHVLQINPIVAKRIAAVIVVAYMKEVISLTQWCQENNLSLIVAKKQEPVVDYGRNGDGLTPIDINGPGVERVNSFKFLGIHITEGLMWSVHASCVVKKAQQRLFHLRWLRKFGMGPQILRTFYRGTIESILTGCVTAWYGNCISLSCRTLQRVVRTAQRTCSCELPMLQDIYKDRCVKRARRIIGGSSHSNHNIFQLLPSRKWYRSIKARTNRLRNSFFHQTIRLINSL